The DNA sequence GACGGCGACGGACGCCACGACGTCGTCTCGCTGGGCTCGACCGCCGTCCCCGGGTACGACACGCTGCTCGGCACGCCCGGCCCGGCACCGTCGGCCGGCATCGCCGACGACGACGGCGCCTTCCTCTGCTACACCTCCGGCACCACCGGCGCGCAGAAGGGCGCGCTGCTGACCCACCGCAGCGTGCTCGCGCCCGCCCAGGCCCAGATGATCGCCTACGGGCTGTCCTGGCGGGACCGCGTCCTGGTGCCCGCCCCGCTGGTCTACACCGGCTCCGTCGTGTCGGTGTTCGTCCAGCTCGTGATCTACCCGGGCGCGACCATGGTGCTGCTCGCCGACTTCGACCCGGAGCGCAGCCTGGAGATCATGGTGCGCGAGCGGGTCACCGCGGCGACGTTCGTCCCGGTGATCTGGCAGCGGATGGCCGCACACCCCGGCTTCGCCGACGCCGGGCTCGCGGCCTTCACCTACGCCGCCGCCGGCGGCGCCCCGGTCGCGACCGAGACCCTGCGCGCCTACCGCGACCGCGGCGTCCCGCTCAACCAGGTCTACGGCCTGACCGAGGCGTCCGGCCTGGTCACGAGCCTGCCCTGGCACGATGCGCTGCACCGTCCCGAGTCCTGCGGCCGGGCGCTGGTCGGCACCGAGATCCGGGTCGACGCGGCCGTCGGTGAGGTCGGCGAGGTGCTCGTCCGCGGCCCGCACGTGATGCGCGAGTACTGGCGCAGACCGGAGGCGACCGCGGAGACCGTCGTCGACGGGTGGCTGCACACCGGGGACCTCGGCCGGACGGGCGACGAGGGGTTCCTGTCCATCGTGGACCGGAGCAAGGACCTGGTGATCTCCGGTGGCATCAACGTCTACCCGGCCGAGATCGAGAAGGTGCTCGCGGCCGTCCCGGGGGTGGGCGACCTCGCCGTCATCGGGGTCCCCGACGAGGTGTGGGGCGAGGTGCCGATGGTCGTCTTCCACTCCGAGCGCGACGCGTCCGCCGTCGTCGCGGAGCTCGCCGCCGCCGCCGGGTCCCGGCTCGCGCGGTTCAAGCAGCCGCGGCACGCCGTCGCCTCGCCGGATCCGCTGCCGCGGACCTTCTCCGGGAAGCTGACCAAGGCCGCGCTGCGCGAGAGGTTCCGGGAGGTCCCGCCCGAAGCGGTCTCCCTGCGCGACGCGGCACCGGCCTGACCACCCGCCCGGCGGGCCCGGTCCGGGCCCGCCGGGTCAGCGGTGGCGCTGCTGCGCCCGGGCCGCCGCCCGGACCGCGTCGGCGGGCCACCCCCGGCCCAGGGACGCGCCGCCGTCCACCACCAGCTCCTGGCCGGTGACGAAGCCCGACGCGTCCGAGGCGAGGAACACCGCGGCGTCGGCCAGGTCGTCGGGCTCCCCGGCACGGGGCAGCGGCTGCAACGACCGCAGGTTCTCCCGGACCGTGCCGACCGAGCGGTCCAGCGCGTCACCGGTGAGGCCCGCGCCGTGCCCCACGATCCGCGTCGCCACACCGCCGGGGACGAGCGTGTTCACCCGGATCCCGTCGGGGGCGAGCTCGACGGCGGCGCTGCGGACGAGCTGGGCGACCGCGGCCTTCGCCGCCCCGTGGGCGTGCGGACCGTACCCGGTCCGCACGCCCGCCACGCTGCCGGTGGCGACGATGCTGCCGTGCCCGGAGGCCCGCATCGGCGGCACCGCGTGCTTGATCCCGAACAGGACCGAGCGGCAGAGCAGCGCGAACGCGGCGTCCCACTCGTCGGCCGGGACGTCGTCCACGAAGCGCCACCGGCCGACGGCACCGGCGTTGGCGACCAGGCAGTCCAGACGGCCGTCCCGGTCGAGCACCTCCGCGACGGCGCCCTCCACGTCGGACTCCCGCAGCACGTCGACCCGCCGGAACCGGGCCCGCGGCCCCAGCTCGCCGGCGAGCGCCGCACCGCGCCCGGTGTCGACGTCGCATACGAGCACCGAGGCGCCCTCGGCGACGAACCGCGCGGCGACCGCCGCCCCGATCCCGCTCGCCGCCCCGGTCACGACCGCGGTGCGCCCGGCCAGCGCGGAGCCCGTCACCGGTTCCGGAACACGGGCGGGCGCTTCTCCAGGAACGCCTCGACCGCCTCGCGGTGGTCCTTCGTCAGCGCGGTCAGGATCTGCGAGCGGTTCTCCAGCTCGACCGCCGCCTGAAAGCTGCCGGTCTCCTGGTTCGCCCACAGGACCTCCTTGCTCATCCACACGCCGAAGGGGCTGTGGCCGGCGATGAGCCGGGCCCGCTCCAGGGCGGCCTCCTGCAGCACGTCGTCGTCGACGACCGCCGCGACCAGGCCGATCCGCTCCGCCTCGTCCGCGTCGACCGTCCGGCCGGTGAGGATCAGGTCGGTCGCCCGGGCGAAGCCGACCATCCGGGGCAGCAGCCAGCTCAGCCCGATGTCGGTGCCGCCGAGACCGCGCCGGATGAACGACGCCTGCAGGATCGCCGAGCGTGCCATCAGTCGGATGTCGCAGAACACGGCCAGCGCCATGCCGCCACCGACCGCCGCGCCGTTGACGGCGCCGATGATCGGAGCCCGGACCCGCCGGAAGGTCTCGCCGAGGCTCGAGATGTGCTGCTGGACGCGCATCCCCGCCTGGGAGCGTCCCTCCTCCGCGGGGCTGCCCGGTGGGTCCCCGTAGCCACGGAGGTCGAGGCCCGCGCAGAACGCCCGGCCGGCGCCGGTGAGCACGATCGCGCGGACCCCGGAGTCCTCCTGGACCGCGCGCAGCTCGTCGTGCAGGGCCTCGATCAGCTCCGCACTCATGGCGTTGAGCGCCCCGGGCCGGTTCAGGGTGATCCGCAGGATCCCCGGCTCCGGCCGGTCGGTCAGGACCGGCCGGTCGTCCGGTGCGGGTACGGCGTCGCCGGTGGTCGTCATCCGTCCTCCAGGGGTACTCTCGGCGGGCTACCGGTGCAGGCCGGACGGGCCGCCCAGCCACACACCCAGCTGCTCGCCCGAGACGTGTGCCGCACGGTCCGAGACGAGGTAGGACACGGCGTCGGCGACGGCGTCGGGCGGGATCTCCGGCCACTGTCCACGGAGGACCTCCATAGCCCGCTCCCCCTCGCCGCGGGTCATCCCGGTCTCGACGAACCCGGGGATCACGGAGTTGACCGTGATCCCGCGGCGCGCCGTCTCCTTGGCCAGCACCTCGACCAGCGCCCCGACGCCCGCCTTCGCGGCGGCGTAGGCACCGGTCCCGGGCAGGACCGACCGGCCGGCCGCCGGGCTGCCGACGAACACGATCCGGCCGTGCCCCGCCTCGTACATCGCCGGGAGCACGGCGTGCGTGCAGTAGAAGGCCCCGCTGAGGTTGACGCCGATCACCCGGTCCCAGTCGGCGGGATCGAGCCGCCGGGCCGACGCGGTCAGGTTCATCCCAGCGTTGTTGACCAGGACCGACGGCGCGGCCCACAGCGCGGTCACCCGTTCGACCAGCTCCGTCACCGCGGCGGGATCGGTGACGTCGGCCTGCAGGCACTCCGCGGTCCCGCCGGCTCCCCGGATCTCCCCGACGAGCGCCTCGGCCTCGGCTCCGCTGGTCGCGTAGTCGACGGCGACGGCGTGGCCGTCGGCCGCGAGCCGCCGGGCGACCGCGGCCCCGATCCCGCGGGCCCCTCCGGTGAGCAGCGCGACCCGCCGGGCCGCGGCGTCGGGTGACGGCACGCGTACGTCCTCTCCTCGGTTCTGATCATCCTGACACGTGAGACGACTATCGTCCATTGTCACGTCGCCGGCACGGGACGAGCGTCGAGGGACACGGACCCCGCTCCGTATGCTGGGCGGGTGCCCGACCGCTCGCCTCCGGTGACCGCCCGGCCCTCCGCTGCCGTCGAGCGGATCCTCGACGCCGCCGACGCGTGCTTCGCCCACTACGGCATCGCCAAGACGACAATGGAGGACGTCGCATCGGCGGCGGAGATCTCCCGCGCGACGCTCTACCGCACGTTCTCCGACCGAGAGAGCCTCCTGACGGCGCTGGTCCGCCGCCGCGCGCGGATGAACATCGAGCGCAGCCGGGCCCGGATCATGGCGCTGGACTCGCTCACCGAGCGCGTCGTGGAGGGCATCACGCTCAACGTCCGGGTCGGGCACCGGGACCCGCTGATGCACGCGCTGGTCTCCCCCGAGCAGATGGCGCTGGCGAACACCCTCCTGAGCTCGACCGGGCTGGCGACGGAGCTGACCCACGAGTTCTGGGAGCCCGTCCTGACCGCGGCACGGGACACCGGTGAGATCCGGGCGGACCTCGACCTGGTCGGCCTGTGCGAGTGGATCTCCCGGCTGGAGATCATGTTCATCGTCCAGCTGGAGGACACCCCGGAGGACACGGACCGCATCCGCCGGCTCGTGGCCGACTTCGTCGTCCCCGCGCTCACGGCGGCTGGCTGAGCGGGCCGGCCGGGGCTCAGTCGCCCAGGTCGGCGGCGAGCTCGCGGTGCAGGTGCTGGCAGGCCTGCTCGTTGCGGCCGTAGAGGAACGTCCCGTGCGGCCACGCGGCCGCGTTCTGCTGGATCGTCAGCTCCATCGGCCAGTCCTCGTTCACGGCCGCGTCCTGCAGGATCTCCCAGCTCCGCCGGATCCGCCGCTCGATCCGCTCGGTCCGCTTCTCCGGGCGGACCAGGAACCGGATCTGCGTCGTCGACCGGTTCGGGTCGGTCGTGTCGGGCCACACGGTCCAGAACTCGACGTGGTCCGGCGTCGAGATGACCATCGAGTTCGGGTAGAGGAACAGGTTGCTACCCATCAGCCGGAAGTCGGCGTCGACCTCCTCCCCGGCGCGGGCGAGATCGCCCATCCGTGTCCGCGGACTGAAGGACTGGCCGTGCCGGCCGTACTGCCGCCACACGCTGGTGTTCGTCTCGATCAGCTTCCCGACGCCCTCGGGGTGCAGGAACTTCGGGTGCAGGACGTCGATCGCACCGTCGAGGACGATCTTCCAGTTGATGTCCAGGGTGAACGACTCGTCGAGGAAGATCTCAGCGCCGCCGAGGCCGTAGGGCGACAGCTGCGCGTCCACCTCGGGGCCCAGCCAGTCGTCGATGTCGAGGTCCTGGTCGCCGGACAGGACGGCGAACAGGAAGCCGTGCCGCTCCTCGGTCCGGATCCGGTGCAGGCCGTGCCGGTCCTTGTCGACGTGGGTGTAGAAGTCGTCGTACGGCACGCCGCGCAGGCCGCCGTCCTCCCGGGAGTAGCTCCAGCCGTGGTAGTGGCAGGTGAAGATCCGCTTCTGCCCGCACGGCTCGTCCTCCACCCGGCCGCCGCGGTGCCGGCAGATGTTGAGGTAGGAGCCGACCGTGCCGTCCGACCGGCGGACGACGATCAGCGGCATCCCGAGGATCTCGCGGGTCAGAAAGCTGCCGGGCCTCGCGATCTCCGAACCGTGCCCGACGATCACCGGGAGCCGCTTCAGGAGCGCCCGCTCCTGCGCGGCCCGCTCCTCGCCGACGAAGTGCGAGATCGGCACCCGGAGGTCGGTCGGGGACATCTCCGTGGTCCCGGCACGCAGGTGCTCGGCGAGGGTGTGTGCGACGTCGTCGTTCAGCAGTGTCATGTCTCGGTCCCCCGGGTAGTGGTGGTGATCGACGGGCGGGACGCTCGGATCTCCCCGAGCACCTCGTCGGTGTGGGCCCCGAACTCCGGGGCCCGCTGCGGCGCGAACTCCTCCCCGACGACCCGGACGGGGCTGGCGGCGAACCGGAACCCGTCCTGGTCGTAGGTAGTGGCGCGGGCCGTGAAGTGCGGGTCGTCCACCAGCTCGGTCACCGTGTTGACCGGGCCTCCCGCGATGTCGTGGGCCAGGAACAGCGCGGTCCACTCGGCCCGAGTCCGGGTGCGGAACACCGCGTCGAGCTCCCGCCAGACGTGCCGGGCGCGCGCGTCGGACCCCTCGTCCACCGACGCGAGATCGACCTCCAGCAGGTCCGGCCGGTCGACCGCGTCGCAGAACGCCCGCCAGAACTTCGGCGTGTGCGAGCCGAACACCATCGCGCCGCCGTCCTTCGTGGCGTACGCGTCGAGCAGCGGCCAGTCCGGCAGCCGCCCGTCGGCGGTCCAGCCCGGACGCCGGTGGGTGCGGCCGGCGTTCAGCGCGCCGTCGATCCGGTCCGGCATCCAGGCGATCGCGACGTCGGCGCTGCTCACCTGCAGGCGCGCGCCCACTCCGGTGGTGCGAGCCCGCAGCACCGCCGCCAGGACCGCCATTGCGCCGTACGCGCCCACGGCGTACATCGCCTGCGGGGTCTCCGCCGAGCCGCCCATCACCCCGGGCGGGGAGGGCCGCGCGGTGTCCACCGTGCGCAGCCCGGCGTAGGCGTCGAACCACATCCCGCCGGTGGCGAGGTCGCGGTACGGCCCCTCGGCCCCGGTCCCGGAGACCTCGCACAGCACGGTCGACGGGCGCTGCCCGGCCAGGCGCTCCCAGCCGAGCCCGAGCCGGTCGAGATACCCGTGCCTCGTCCCCTCGACCACCGCGTCGGCGGACGCGGCGAGCCGGAGGAATGCCTCGACGCCCTCCGCCGTGCGCAGGTCGAGCTCGACGCTGCGCTTGCCGCGGTTCCACCGCAGGTGCATGAACCCGGGGCCGTCCGGTCCGCCGACGGCCTGCGCCCCGGCGTACCGGACGCCCTCGCCGCGGCCGGGCGTCTCGATCTTGATGACGTCCGCGCCGAGATCGGCGAGGTGCCCGCCGACCGACGACGGCGCCAGCTGCGCGACCTCGACGACACGCACGCCGTCGAGCAACGAGTATCCGCCCACCACTCCTCCTCCGTCCGTCGCCGAACCGTGACACGTGAGACAATTTCTGTCAATCATCTCACGGCGCCGACAGCTACCTTCTTCCTTAAGGTGAAGCGATGTCGGGATTCCGTTTCGGGGTGCTCAGCACCGGTGCCACCTGCGGTCCGGGAGGCTGGCCGGCGTTCGCCCGGCGGGTCGAGGACCAGGGCTGGTCGGTGCTCCAGGTCCCCCAGCACTTCAGCGTGCCGTCGGTACCTCCGCTGCCCGCGCTCGCGACGGCGGCCGCGACCACGTCGGAGCTGACCGTCGGGACGCTGGTGCTGGACAACGAGACCGGCCACCCGGCCGTCGTCGCGCGGGACGCCGCGTGGCTCGCCGCCGCGACCGGCGGCCGGTTCGAGCTGGGCATCGGGGCGGGCTGGATGGCCGCCGACCACACGATGCTCGGCCACCCGTTCCGGGAGCCGGCCGAGCGGGTCGACCGCCTCGGCGAGGCACTCGCGCTGATCCGGGGGTGCTGGGCCGGGCGGACGTCGTTCGCCGGGACCCACTACGTGCTGGACGCCCTGCCGGAGGGGGCCGCCACCGCGGCCCCGCCGCGGCTGCTCGTGGGCGGCGGCGGGCGGCGGGTGCTCGATCTCGCGGCCCGGCACGCCGACGTCGTCGGGATCGCCCCGGACATGCGGAGCGGCCGGATCGGCCGCGACGCGGCACGCACCACCGGGCGGGAGCAGGTCACCGCCAAGGCGGCCCGCATCCGGGAGCTGGCCGCGGCCCGCGGGGCCACGGTCGAGCTGCACATGTCGATCACCGGGATCCACGACCGCGCCGACACCGCCCGGATCGACCGACTGGCCGACAGCTTCGGCGTCGCGCCCGGCGAGGTACCGCGGCTGCCCAGCGTGCTCGTGGGGGACACCGCGGAGATCGCCGACGAGCTCCGCCGCCGCCGCGACGAGACTGGCGTGAGCTACCTGACGGTGAACGAGACGCTGCTGGAGCGGATGGCCCCGGTCGTCGCCGAGCTCGCCGGGACCTGAGGGGCTCTCAGTCCCGGACGAGGTCCCGGCTGATGATCTCCTTCATGACCTCGTTCGCGCCGCCGTAGATCCGCTGGACCCGGGCGTCGGTGAAGGCACGCGCGATCGGGTACTCGGTCATGTAGCCGTAGCCGCCGTGCAGCTGGACCCCGGCGTCGATCACCTGCCACTGCATCTCGGTGGCCCACCACTTGGCCTTGGCCGCGTCCACCGGGGTGAGCCGGCCCGCGTTCAGCTCGCGGACGCACCGGTCGACGTAGCTGCGGGTCACCTTGATCCGGGTCCGGAGGTCGGCGAGGGTGAACCCGACGCTCTGCTGCGCGGCGAGCGGCTTGCCGAAGGCCGTGCGCTCGCGGGTGTGGTCGAGCGTCCACCGGAACGCGGCCTCGGCCGAGCACTGCGCGGCGACCGCGATGCCCATCCGCTCACGGGGCAGGTTCTGCATCAGCGCGGGCAGTCCGCCGCCGAGCTCGCCGAGCAGGTTGGCCGCCGGCACCCGCGCGTCCTGGAAGAACAGCTCCGCGGTGTCCTGGCCGGGGAGCCCGATCTTGTCCAGCTTGCGGCCGCGCTCGAAGCCCGGGGTGTCCCGCTCGACGACGAACAGGGAGTACCCGGCGGAGCGCGCGTCCGGGTCGGTGCGGGTCACGACGACGACCAGGTCCGAGGTGATCCCGTTGCTGATGAACGTCTTGGAGCCGTTGAGGACCCAGTGGTCGCCGTCGCGGACGGCGGTCGTCGCGATGCCCCGCAGGTCACTGCCCGCGGCCGGCTCGCTCATCGCGATGGCGGCGATCGTCTCCCCGGTCGCGAAGCCGGGGAGCCAGCGCTCCCGCTGCTCCGGGCCGGCGAGGTTCAGCAGGTAGCCGAGGACGATGTCGTCGTTGGTCCCGAACGCGGACTGCAGGGACGCCGCCCCGGCCGCGGCGATCTCCTCGGACAGCACGAAGCGGAACCGGTAGTCCGGCTCCCCCGCGCCGCCGTACTCCTCCGGCACCGCGAGCCCGACCAGGCCGGCCGCGCCCGCCTTCTTCCACGTCTCCCGGTCGATCTGCCGGTCGGTGTCCCACCGCTCCACGTTGGGCACCACCTCCCGGGTCACGAAGGCCCGGGCCGTCTCGCGGTACGCCTCGTGGTCGGCCTCGTACAGGTCGGTCTCCACGCGGTCTCTCCTTCCGGCCGGTCGGACCGGCGGTGAACGGGACGGACGGTGTCAGCGGGTCGCCGCGGCCTCGACCACGTCGAGCATGTCCCGGATGTCGACGAGCTTGACCCGGGGGCGTCCCTCGCCCCGGCCGGTCCGCCGCTCGTGGGCGTCGATCGCCTTCCACTCGGCGAGCCCCATCGCCTCGGGCCTCCGCTCGGCCACCAGCGCCGAGAACTCCGGCCCCCCGGCCCGCGGGGTGTCCAGCCGGCCCGCCGACCAGTCCGCCAGCAGGGCGTTCACGGTGTCCTCGGCACACCAGCGGTTCGTCCCGATCACGCCGCTCGGGCCACGCTTGATCCAGCCCGCGGTGTAGACGCCGGTGACGGCCTCGCCGGTGTCCGGGTCGGTGACCCGTCCGTCGTCGTTCGGGAGGACTCCGCGCTGCTCGTCGAAGGGCACCTCGGGGATCCGCGCGCCGCGGTAGCCGACCGAGGTGAGGACGAGCCCGCAGTCGAGGTCCTCGGTCTCGCCGGTCGGCCGGGCGGCGACCCGGTCCCCGTCGGCGACCGCGGTGTTCCGCGCGACGCGGACGCCCTCGACGCGCTCCTCCCCGAGGATCTCGTCGGGCCCGGTGAGGAACCGGAGGACGATGCGGCGGCCGGCACCGCCCGGCTCGCGCCCGGCGAGCTCGCGCAGCGCGTCCAGCTTCAGGGCGAGGACCGGATCCGGCTCCCGCTCCAACCGGGCCGCCGTGACCTCGTCGAGCTCGATCTCCGCGGGGTCGACGACGACGTCGATCCCGGGAAGGTCGCCGAGCGCCAGGAGCTCGGGGGTCGTGAACGCCGCCTGGGCGGGGCCCCGGCGGCCGAGGACCACGACTTCGCGGACCGCGCTGTCCCGCAGCGCGGCGAGCGCGTGCGCCGAGGTGTCGGTGCCCGCCAGGTGCTCCTCCCCCGCGACCAGCACGCGGGCGACATCGAGGGCGACGTTGCCGTTGCCGACGACGACCGCGCGCTCGCCGGACAGGTCGAACCGCCGGTCCGCGGCGTCCGGGTGGCCGTTGTACCAGGCCACGAAGTCGGTGGCCGAGCTGCAGCCGGGCAGGTCCTCCCCGGTGATCCCGAGGCTCCGCCCGCCCGGGGCACCGACCGCATAGAGCACTGCGTGATGGTGGGCGAGCAGCTCGTCGTGCCCGATGTGCTCCCCCACCTCGACGTTGAGGTGCAGGGCGACCTTCCGACGCCCCCAGGTGCGGGCGAGCGCGGTGCCCGCGCCCTTGGTGTCCTGGTGGTCGGGAGCCACGCCGTGCCGGATCAGGCCGCCCGGCACCGGCAGGCGGTCGATCATCGTGATCTCGACGTCCAGCCCGCGCCGGCGCAGCATGCTCTCCGCGGCGTAGCAGGCGGCCGGCCCGGTCCCGACGACGGCGACCCGCAACGGCCCCGCCCCCTCGGGCGAGCTGATCTCCGGCTCGGTCCGCCCCGTCCGCGCGGCCGGCTCCCGGCCGTCGTACCAGGCCGCGTTGATCCGTAGGTAGCGCTCGTCGACCGGTTCGAGGTCCTCGTCCGGCACGATCGCCGACACCGGGCACACGTCGATGCAGGCCGCGCAGTCGATGCAGGTGTCCGGATCGATGTAGAGCATCTCGGCGGTCGCGTAACCGGGCTCGTCGGGCGTCGGGTGGATGCAGTCGACGGGGCAGACCTCGACGCACGACGCGTCGTTGCAGCACGAGCGGGTGATCACATGGGTCATCGGTGGTCCTCGACGGTGCGGACGGGAGCAGGCCGGCGGCGGCGGGCCCGTCGGGGCCCGCCGCCGCCGGAGGGATGCGTCGCGCTGGGGATCAACGCACCTTCTGGTGGGTGGACGTGATGTCCGAGTACTCGGTGCGGATCGCCGGCTTCGCGATCTTCCCGCTGGGCAGCCGCGGCAGCGGGTCCTCGCGGACCACGACGTAGCGCGGGACCTTGTAGTCCGCCATGTGCCGGTTGCACTCCGCGATGATCGAAGCCTCGTCGAGGCCCTCGCCCCAGACGATCGCCGCCGGGGTCTCGCCGAACCGCTCGTCCTCGGCGGCGATCACCGAGACCTCCTTCACCCCGGGGATCTGGGAGATCACGGCCTCCAGCTCGAACGGCGACACGTTGATGCCACCGGTGATGATCAGGTCCTTGAGCCGGTCGACGAAGGTGAGCCGGCCGCCCTCGTCGCGGTTCCCGAGGTCGCCGCTGTGCAGCCAGCCGTCGCGCAGCGCCGTGGCGGTGTTCTCCTCGTCCTGCCAGTACCCGGGTGTGACACCGGGCCCGCGCATGACGATCTCGCCGTTCTCGCCGGGATCGCACTCGGTGCCGTCGTGGCGGACGACCTTGATCTCGGTGAAGACGTTGCCGCTGCCGCACTTGTCGGGGTGGTCGGCGGCCTCCTCCGGCCACGTCGCGGTCGCGACGCCGCCGACCTCGGTCATCCCGTAGATCTGGCGGAGCACGACGTCCTTCGCCGCGTACGCCTCCAGCAGCGGCACGGGTACCGCCGCGCCACCGACGATCGCGGTGTCCAGGCTGCTGAGGTCGGCGTCGGCGAACTCCGGGGTCGCAGCTAGCGCCTGGAAGATCAGCGGCACGCCGAACATGACGGTGATCCGGTGCTTCTCGATCAGCTGCACGGCGCGCGAGGGCTTCATCTCCCGCTCCGCGACCAGCGTCCCGCCGAGCACACCGGTGATCACCACGCCGTAGACCAGGCCCGGGGTGAAGGCCAGGGGCAGCAGCAGGAGCGTCCGCGCGCCGGGCCGCATCCCGGGGTCGGTCAGCGAGTTCTCGAAGACGATGTCGAGCAGCGTCCGGTTGGTGCAGACGACACCCTTGGACAGGCCGGTCGACCCGCTGGTGAACAGGATCGCCACCGGGTCCGCGGGGTCGAGGTCGATCCGGAAGTCGTCGGTGCCGCCGGTTCGGAGCCGGCCGACCTCGTCGAACGGGACGGTCGTGAGGTCGTGCCCGAGCCCGACGACCTCCTTGAGCGTCTCCTCGTGCGCCTCAGCGGTCACGACCACCCCGGCGCCGGAGTCGCCGAGGATCTTGTGCAGCTCGCTCGCGACCAGCCGGGGGTTGAGCGGGACGAGCACGCCGCCCGCCTTGATGATCCCCCAGGCCGTCACGACCCACTCGACGCTGTTCGTGCTCATCAGGCCGATCCGGTTGCCGGGCGAGACGCCCTCCCCGACCAGCCGGCGGGCGAGCCGTCCGGACCAGTCCTGCAGCTGCCGGTAGGTCACGGCGTCGTCGCCGACGACGACGGCCTGCTGGTCCGGCTTCCGACGAGCCCACCAGTGCAGGGCCGATGCAACTGACGTCGCCATGATTCTCCTTCTCGCGCCACGGTGCGCAGCCGGCGACCGGACAGGGCCTCGGGCCCCGGGCTCCCGGTCACGTGGACATCCTTCGGTTGGCCGCCTGGCCGGCCCGGTACGGGTCAGGCCGGTACGACGACCCGGCCGGCGAGCCGGCCGAGCACCTCCT is a window from the Pseudonocardia sp. HH130629-09 genome containing:
- a CDS encoding FAD-dependent oxidoreductase; translated protein: MTHVITRSCCNDASCVEVCPVDCIHPTPDEPGYATAEMLYIDPDTCIDCAACIDVCPVSAIVPDEDLEPVDERYLRINAAWYDGREPAARTGRTEPEISSPEGAGPLRVAVVGTGPAACYAAESMLRRRGLDVEITMIDRLPVPGGLIRHGVAPDHQDTKGAGTALARTWGRRKVALHLNVEVGEHIGHDELLAHHHAVLYAVGAPGGRSLGITGEDLPGCSSATDFVAWYNGHPDAADRRFDLSGERAVVVGNGNVALDVARVLVAGEEHLAGTDTSAHALAALRDSAVREVVVLGRRGPAQAAFTTPELLALGDLPGIDVVVDPAEIELDEVTAARLEREPDPVLALKLDALRELAGREPGGAGRRIVLRFLTGPDEILGEERVEGVRVARNTAVADGDRVAARPTGETEDLDCGLVLTSVGYRGARIPEVPFDEQRGVLPNDDGRVTDPDTGEAVTGVYTAGWIKRGPSGVIGTNRWCAEDTVNALLADWSAGRLDTPRAGGPEFSALVAERRPEAMGLAEWKAIDAHERRTGRGEGRPRVKLVDIRDMLDVVEAAATR
- a CDS encoding class I adenylate-forming enzyme family protein; the encoded protein is MATSVASALHWWARRKPDQQAVVVGDDAVTYRQLQDWSGRLARRLVGEGVSPGNRIGLMSTNSVEWVVTAWGIIKAGGVLVPLNPRLVASELHKILGDSGAGVVVTAEAHEETLKEVVGLGHDLTTVPFDEVGRLRTGGTDDFRIDLDPADPVAILFTSGSTGLSKGVVCTNRTLLDIVFENSLTDPGMRPGARTLLLLPLAFTPGLVYGVVITGVLGGTLVAEREMKPSRAVQLIEKHRITVMFGVPLIFQALAATPEFADADLSSLDTAIVGGAAVPVPLLEAYAAKDVVLRQIYGMTEVGGVATATWPEEAADHPDKCGSGNVFTEIKVVRHDGTECDPGENGEIVMRGPGVTPGYWQDEENTATALRDGWLHSGDLGNRDEGGRLTFVDRLKDLIITGGINVSPFELEAVISQIPGVKEVSVIAAEDERFGETPAAIVWGEGLDEASIIAECNRHMADYKVPRYVVVREDPLPRLPSGKIAKPAIRTEYSDITSTHQKVR